The Nostoc sp. 'Lobaria pulmonaria (5183) cyanobiont' genome window below encodes:
- a CDS encoding C40 family peptidase, which produces MSFNLKSKIQNPQSGEYQCLADLNLYDSPECTRLATQAASGRHLWVTSNHQNSAVEVYLCEDNYPGWVYLSEFDSLQSATVPYQAATFSESEIKKLLAEIIAFTQKAMQQSNYYLWGGTVGPNYDCSGLMQAAFASVGIWLPRDAYQQEGFTQPITIAELVAGDLVFFGTSQKATHVGLYLADGYYIHSSGKEQGRNGIGIDILSEQGDAVSQSYYQQLRGAGRVFKSYEPQRR; this is translated from the coding sequence ATGTCCTTTAATCTAAAATCCAAAATCCAAAATCCACAATCAGGGGAGTATCAGTGTTTAGCTGACTTGAATTTATATGATTCTCCTGAATGTACGCGTTTAGCAACTCAAGCTGCATCTGGGAGACATTTGTGGGTAACATCAAATCATCAAAATTCGGCGGTTGAGGTGTATTTATGTGAAGATAACTATCCAGGATGGGTATACCTTTCAGAATTTGATTCATTACAATCTGCTACTGTACCTTATCAGGCTGCAACATTTTCTGAATCGGAGATTAAAAAACTCCTAGCAGAGATTATCGCCTTTACCCAAAAAGCGATGCAACAATCAAATTATTATCTTTGGGGTGGTACGGTTGGGCCAAATTATGATTGTTCTGGGTTAATGCAGGCGGCGTTTGCTTCGGTGGGTATTTGGCTACCTAGAGATGCCTATCAACAGGAAGGATTCACTCAACCAATTACGATTGCAGAATTAGTAGCCGGGGATCTGGTATTTTTTGGAACTAGCCAAAAAGCCACCCATGTCGGGCTTTATTTGGCGGATGGTTATTATATCCATAGTTCCGGGAAAGAGCAGGGACGGAATGGGATCGGAATTGATATTCTCTCGGAACAGGGAGATGCAGTTAGTCAGTCGTACTATCAGCAGCTGCGAGGTGCTGGTAGAGTTTTTAAGAGTTACGAACCACAGAGACGCTGA
- a CDS encoding Uma2 family endonuclease, translating into MTIFGQIDSDLLYPDSDGKPMAENTEQYRWIVLIKENLEILFANNDNILIVGDLLWYPVRSQLITPTAPDVMVIFGRPKGKRRSYRQWQEDNISPQVVFEILSPSNDAKEMDRKLEFYDTYGVEEYYLYDPESFQLDGWLRQNNHLNKLWQMDGWVSPRLEIRFETGQGELVIYRLDGQRFLNSLELNQRAERAELLLEQERQRAEQLAAYLRNLGIDPDNLP; encoded by the coding sequence ATGACTATCTTTGGGCAAATAGACTCCGATCTGCTTTATCCCGATAGTGACGGCAAACCAATGGCAGAAAACACAGAACAGTATCGTTGGATTGTCTTAATTAAAGAGAATTTGGAGATTCTGTTTGCTAATAATGACAATATTTTAATTGTAGGCGATTTACTTTGGTATCCTGTGCGTTCCCAGCTGATTACACCGACTGCACCTGATGTGATGGTTATCTTTGGTAGACCAAAGGGCAAACGTCGTTCCTATCGTCAGTGGCAAGAAGACAATATTTCACCGCAAGTAGTCTTCGAGATTCTCTCCCCTAGTAACGATGCCAAGGAAATGGATCGGAAGTTAGAGTTTTACGATACTTATGGTGTTGAAGAATATTATTTGTACGACCCTGAAAGTTTTCAATTAGATGGCTGGTTGCGGCAAAACAACCATTTGAATAAGCTATGGCAAATGGATGGTTGGGTCAGTCCCCGTTTGGAAATTAGATTTGAGACTGGGCAAGGAGAGTTAGTAATTTACCGTTTAGATGGACAGAGATTTTTGAACTCTCTAGAACTCAATCAACGGGCAGAACGGGCTGAGTTATTATTAGAACAAGAACGTCAACGCGCAGAACAGTTGGCAGCATACTTACGTAATCTCGGCATTGATCCTGACAACCTGCCGTGA
- the lipB gene encoding lipoyl(octanoyl) transferase LipB, whose amino-acid sequence MIHSIKPHKNICLLYNQGLMPYLEAHGWQRSLLTERIHDPSLDDVLILLEHPPVYTLGQGSNSDFIKFEIDKGEYDVHRVERGGEVTYHCPGQLVGYPILNLQRYRKDLHWYLRQIEEVIIRVLAIYGLQGERIPAFTGVWLQGRKVAAIGIKVSRWITMHGFALNVCPDMKGFERIVPCGISDKPVGSLAEWIPGITCQEVRFYIAQSFAEVFGVELVESQPQGFFWLE is encoded by the coding sequence ATGATCCATAGTATAAAACCACACAAAAACATTTGTTTGCTGTATAACCAAGGATTAATGCCTTACTTGGAAGCTCATGGATGGCAGCGATCGCTTCTAACTGAGCGCATCCACGACCCCAGTCTAGATGATGTGTTAATTTTGCTAGAACATCCACCCGTCTACACTCTAGGACAAGGAAGCAACTCAGATTTTATCAAATTTGAGATTGACAAAGGTGAATACGATGTGCATCGAGTTGAACGAGGCGGCGAGGTTACTTACCATTGTCCCGGTCAACTGGTGGGCTATCCAATTTTAAATCTGCAACGTTATCGTAAAGACCTCCATTGGTACTTGCGGCAAATCGAAGAAGTAATAATTCGCGTATTGGCAATTTATGGATTGCAAGGAGAAAGAATTCCGGCTTTTACTGGCGTTTGGTTGCAAGGGCGAAAAGTTGCAGCTATTGGTATTAAAGTCAGCCGTTGGATTACTATGCACGGCTTTGCGTTAAATGTTTGTCCAGACATGAAGGGCTTTGAGCGCATTGTACCCTGCGGCATTTCTGACAAACCTGTAGGCAGTTTAGCCGAATGGATTCCAGGTATCACCTGCCAAGAAGTGCGTTTTTACATAGCACAATCTTTTGCGGAAGTCTTTGGCGTGGAATTAGTAGAATCTCAGCCTCAAGGATTTTTCTGGCTTGAGTAA
- a CDS encoding amino acid ABC transporter ATP-binding protein, translated as MNNTIPAIIFDSIEKNFGSLKVLKGITGEINRGEVVAVIGSSGCGKSTLLRCFNRLETIDKGRLIINGINLSRPTVNYNQLRQLRTQVGMVFQQFNLFPHLSVLENMTLAPRKVLGKTPKESAQLARLYLEKVGLSDKASAYPEQLSGGQMQRVAIARSLCMNPQIMLFDEPTSALDPELVGEVLQVMQQLATEGMTMVVVTHEMQFAKEVAHQVIFLDKGIVTEQGPAYEMLTNPQSDRLRIFLSRLNVR; from the coding sequence ATGAACAATACCATCCCCGCGATTATTTTTGACAGTATCGAAAAAAATTTTGGTTCCCTGAAAGTTCTCAAAGGAATCACCGGCGAAATCAACCGGGGAGAAGTTGTTGCAGTTATCGGTTCCTCCGGCTGTGGTAAAAGTACCCTACTACGCTGCTTCAACCGCCTAGAAACCATTGACAAAGGGCGTTTAATCATCAACGGAATCAACTTATCCCGACCCACTGTCAACTATAACCAACTGCGGCAACTACGAACACAAGTAGGCATGGTTTTTCAACAGTTCAACCTGTTTCCCCATCTCAGCGTCTTAGAAAATATGACACTCGCACCGCGTAAAGTCTTGGGTAAAACACCAAAAGAAAGCGCCCAACTAGCGAGATTATATTTAGAAAAAGTCGGTTTATCTGACAAAGCCTCTGCTTATCCCGAACAACTTTCTGGCGGACAAATGCAACGAGTAGCGATCGCTCGTAGTTTATGTATGAATCCCCAAATCATGCTATTTGACGAACCCACCAGCGCCCTAGATCCCGAACTCGTCGGTGAAGTTCTGCAAGTGATGCAACAATTAGCCACAGAAGGGATGACAATGGTAGTTGTCACCCATGAAATGCAATTTGCAAAAGAAGTAGCCCATCAAGTGATATTTTTAGACAAAGGTATTGTCACAGAACAAGGCCCAGCCTATGAAATGCTGACCAATCCCCAAAGCGATCGCCTACGTATTTTTCTAAGTCGCCTCAACGTTAGATAG
- a CDS encoding purple acid phosphatase family protein, whose amino-acid sequence MTSVPQLLTDPFLQLPTETSVRVVWFTEFAGVNHTVTYGENLKQTAKASTNKLSRTREDQHSRVANQTEDGQVYQKPVQRDVWRHEAEVTGLTPGVRVNYRVTSVQQDGESVDSDVFSLAATPKSDTPLKILLTSDHQLKPMTAANLQKVVETVGRVDGVWFAGDLVNVSDRASEWFDDNIGGALFPGLQGRAKYEMTHDGVKTTYTGGQIIQHAPMFTCIGNHEVMGRFTRTRSLNDEFDDTIPRVVAQKIYPDKSLIDNSFNTNTYEEIFSLPKSQEGGKRYYAVSFGDVRLVVLYATNMWRTPSLTRKHKGRYLEAEKDLNNSENWGYGQVIYEPIAKGSKQYNWLETELNSPEFQQAKYKVVMFHHPPHTLGDNIVPAYTEPVQIIERDGNNIKAVRYEYPKDADYIIRDVVPILEAANVQLVFYGHSHLWNRFISSSGMHFLETSNVGNTYGAAWGDRKREVPIGYQEDYVKLGDPNGLEPIMPTIAPLLGEDGKPMPYIASNDITVFSIFDTGTGTISSYRFDTRKPDSEVLKFDEFKLK is encoded by the coding sequence ATGACATCAGTACCCCAACTGCTCACCGACCCATTTTTGCAATTACCAACTGAAACTTCAGTACGAGTCGTTTGGTTTACTGAATTTGCTGGTGTCAATCATACAGTAACTTACGGAGAAAATCTCAAACAAACTGCTAAGGCAAGTACTAATAAACTCAGTCGCACACGTGAAGACCAACACTCAAGAGTTGCAAACCAAACCGAAGACGGACAAGTTTATCAAAAACCCGTACAGCGAGACGTTTGGCGACATGAGGCTGAGGTAACTGGGTTAACTCCTGGTGTGCGGGTAAATTATCGTGTCACGAGTGTGCAACAAGACGGCGAGAGTGTTGACAGTGATGTTTTTAGCCTTGCAGCTACTCCCAAATCAGATACACCATTGAAAATTCTACTTACCTCAGATCATCAATTAAAGCCGATGACAGCAGCAAATCTGCAAAAGGTGGTAGAAACAGTTGGACGAGTTGATGGTGTATGGTTTGCCGGTGATTTGGTCAATGTTAGCGATCGCGCCTCAGAATGGTTTGATGATAATATTGGTGGTGCCTTGTTTCCGGGTTTACAAGGTCGTGCTAAATATGAAATGACGCACGATGGTGTTAAGACAACCTACACTGGTGGACAAATAATTCAACATGCACCGATGTTTACTTGCATTGGCAATCATGAGGTGATGGGGCGTTTTACTAGGACGAGAAGTTTAAATGATGAATTTGATGATACAATTCCCCGTGTCGTTGCTCAAAAAATCTACCCAGATAAATCTTTAATCGATAATTCTTTTAATACTAATACCTACGAAGAGATTTTTTCTTTACCAAAAAGTCAAGAGGGTGGAAAAAGGTATTATGCAGTCAGTTTCGGTGATGTGCGTTTGGTGGTACTGTACGCTACGAATATGTGGCGGACTCCCAGTTTAACCAGAAAGCATAAGGGTAGATATCTAGAAGCAGAAAAGGATTTAAATAATTCTGAAAATTGGGGCTATGGACAAGTTATTTATGAGCCAATTGCTAAAGGCAGCAAGCAATATAATTGGCTAGAGACAGAACTTAACAGCCCTGAGTTTCAACAAGCAAAATACAAAGTTGTGATGTTTCATCATCCGCCCCACACTCTGGGTGATAACATAGTTCCTGCTTATACAGAACCAGTTCAAATAATTGAACGTGATGGTAATAATATCAAAGCAGTGCGTTATGAGTACCCCAAAGACGCAGATTATATTATCCGCGATGTTGTGCCAATACTTGAAGCAGCTAATGTGCAATTGGTATTCTATGGACATTCCCATTTGTGGAACCGCTTTATTAGTTCCAGTGGAATGCACTTTCTAGAAACATCTAATGTGGGTAATACTTATGGCGCTGCTTGGGGTGACAGAAAGCGAGAAGTACCAATTGGATATCAAGAAGATTATGTTAAGCTTGGCGATCCCAATGGGTTAGAACCAATAATGCCAACAATTGCCCCCTTGCTCGGTGAAGATGGGAAGCCAATGCCTTATATTGCGAGTAATGATATTACGGTTTTCAGTATCTTTGATACGGGGACAGGTACGATAAGTAGTTATCGCTTTGATACTCGCAAGCCTGATTCGGAAGTATTAAAGTTTGACGAATTTAAGTTGAAATAG
- a CDS encoding MFS transporter, giving the protein MKAFNTFDAQLRRNLLILFTAGLLFWSSLSSLLPTLPLYINDVGASKQEIGLVMGSFAIGLLLFRPMLGRLADERGRKIVLLIGTIVAAIAPFGYLATRSIGLLILVRIFHGISIAAFTTGYSALVTDLAPAETRGEIIGYMTLATPIGLAIGPALGGYLEATSGYGILFLLSAELGFVALLEILQVTNPPVQMQEQTEGEDRKFWQILASPRVRVPTIVMLLVGLSLGAVHTFVALYLKSTEVDFNGGLFFTAAAISSFSIRVFAGKASDRFGRGLFITFGIFCYVLALILLWQADSAIVFLLAAIAEGAGGGTLFSMMITMMADRSLPQERGKIFAMCIAGLDLGIAIAAPLLGIIAELVGYRDMFGYGAAITSLALILFLTCSSKNLSNSLRFALGLAPDAYALKNLKVRSDEI; this is encoded by the coding sequence TTGAAAGCATTTAATACCTTTGACGCCCAACTGCGGCGCAACCTGCTAATTTTATTTACAGCAGGTTTATTATTCTGGTCGAGCCTATCTTCGCTCTTACCAACTCTACCGCTTTACATCAATGATGTAGGCGCAAGCAAGCAAGAAATTGGTCTTGTCATGGGTAGTTTTGCCATTGGCTTATTGCTATTTCGCCCAATGCTGGGAAGATTAGCCGATGAACGTGGTCGCAAAATTGTCTTATTGATTGGTACGATAGTAGCTGCGATCGCACCTTTTGGTTACTTGGCAACCCGATCTATTGGGCTGTTGATCCTGGTGCGGATTTTTCACGGCATTAGTATTGCTGCTTTTACCACTGGCTACAGTGCCTTAGTTACAGATTTAGCGCCTGCTGAGACTCGTGGTGAAATCATTGGGTACATGACCCTAGCAACTCCCATTGGTTTAGCAATTGGCCCTGCCTTGGGTGGGTATTTAGAAGCTACAAGTGGTTACGGGATATTATTTCTGTTATCCGCTGAATTGGGTTTTGTCGCCCTCTTGGAGATTTTACAAGTTACGAATCCGCCAGTGCAAATGCAGGAGCAGACAGAGGGAGAGGATCGCAAATTTTGGCAAATTTTGGCTAGTCCACGGGTGAGAGTTCCAACTATAGTTATGTTGCTGGTTGGTTTGTCCCTTGGTGCTGTACATACTTTTGTGGCATTGTACCTCAAATCCACTGAGGTGGACTTCAATGGTGGACTGTTTTTTACAGCTGCGGCAATTTCAAGTTTTAGTATCAGGGTGTTTGCTGGTAAGGCAAGCGATCGCTTCGGGCGGGGTTTGTTTATTACCTTTGGTATTTTTTGCTACGTTTTGGCGTTAATACTGCTGTGGCAAGCTGACAGCGCGATCGTTTTCTTACTGGCTGCGATCGCTGAAGGTGCTGGTGGTGGTACACTGTTTTCGATGATGATTACCATGATGGCAGACCGTTCACTGCCGCAAGAACGGGGGAAAATTTTTGCTATGTGCATAGCTGGACTTGACCTGGGAATTGCGATCGCTGCTCCTCTTCTGGGTATTATTGCAGAACTTGTAGGCTACCGCGATATGTTTGGCTACGGTGCTGCGATTACTTCTCTTGCACTTATCCTCTTCCTCACCTGTTCGAGCAAAAACTTATCCAACTCACTGCGTTTTGCATTAGGTCTAGCTCCAGATGCCTACGCCTTGAAAAACTTAAAAGTTAGGAGCGATGAAATTTAA
- the hpf gene encoding ribosome hibernation-promoting factor, HPF/YfiA family: MKLVIHGKNIEITDAIREYVHQKIEKAVSHFQSITNEVDVHLSVARNPRINPRQAAEVTIYANGSVIRAEESSESLYASIDLVADKIARQLRKYKERRQDHKTHTQPTEVVIPESIVTDLIGDRTAELPNEVVRTKYFSMPPMTVAEALEQLQLVGHDFYMFHNSETGEINVIYERNHGGYGVIHPRNGNGNTNGKNGKASHTNIVMPEKSHSSK, encoded by the coding sequence ATGAAGCTTGTCATCCACGGCAAAAATATTGAAATCACCGATGCAATTCGTGAATATGTACATCAAAAAATTGAAAAAGCAGTTAGTCACTTTCAAAGCATTACAAATGAAGTGGATGTGCATCTTAGCGTCGCTCGGAATCCCCGAATTAATCCAAGACAAGCGGCTGAAGTAACTATTTATGCTAATGGTAGCGTTATTCGGGCCGAGGAAAGCAGCGAAAGTCTATATGCCAGCATTGACTTAGTTGCAGATAAAATTGCCCGTCAATTGCGAAAATATAAAGAACGGCGTCAAGACCACAAAACTCATACTCAACCAACAGAAGTAGTTATTCCAGAGTCGATAGTAACAGATTTAATTGGCGATCGCACCGCCGAATTGCCCAATGAAGTCGTCCGCACCAAATATTTTTCCATGCCGCCGATGACCGTTGCAGAAGCCCTAGAACAACTGCAACTCGTGGGACACGACTTTTATATGTTCCACAATTCTGAAACTGGAGAGATTAATGTAATTTACGAACGTAACCACGGCGGTTATGGTGTTATCCATCCCCGCAATGGTAATGGAAATACTAACGGCAAAAATGGCAAGGCAAGCCACACTAATATAGTCATGCCAGAAAAGTCGCATTCGAGTAAATAG
- a CDS encoding serine hydrolase has protein sequence MIFFNKDEQLENLGLGILDATWAAFETLARNQIALTWVVYDPPVRVNTGGALTPNAFWDHPVRGFTYRGVERIYPASVVKLFYLVAVNEWLEKGMTQTSKELERALRDMIVDSGNDATSLVVDILSGTTSGPQLPTGPFETWKYQRNIVNRYYQSLGWEEMETINVCQKTWSDGAYGRERAFVGELLENRNMLTTNAIARLLHSIVGGVAVSSARSQAMMALLKRTLNDLPTDRDEDQVTGFLGGGLPENARIWSKAGWTSQVHHDAAYIELPDKRPYLLVVFTEGKAQAKSRDILPFVSKLVAEAIASL, from the coding sequence ATGATTTTTTTTAATAAAGACGAACAACTCGAAAATCTTGGGTTAGGCATTTTAGATGCAACTTGGGCAGCATTTGAGACCTTAGCACGTAACCAAATTGCCTTGACTTGGGTTGTTTACGATCCACCAGTGCGAGTAAATACTGGTGGGGCGCTGACTCCCAACGCTTTTTGGGATCACCCAGTTCGTGGTTTCACTTATCGCGGTGTTGAGCGGATTTATCCTGCCAGTGTAGTCAAGCTATTTTACCTGGTGGCGGTAAACGAATGGCTAGAAAAAGGCATGACTCAAACCTCCAAGGAGTTGGAGCGAGCTTTGCGGGATATGATTGTCGATTCTGGTAATGATGCTACCAGCTTGGTTGTGGATATTCTGAGTGGCACCACCTCAGGGCCACAATTACCAACCGGGCCCTTTGAAACCTGGAAATATCAGCGTAATATTGTTAACCGCTATTACCAATCCTTGGGTTGGGAAGAAATGGAGACGATTAACGTCTGTCAAAAAACTTGGAGTGATGGCGCTTATGGACGAGAACGGGCATTTGTGGGAGAGTTACTGGAAAATCGCAATATGTTGACAACAAATGCGATCGCTAGGTTACTGCATAGTATTGTCGGTGGAGTGGCGGTTTCAAGTGCGCGATCGCAAGCAATGATGGCTTTGCTCAAACGGACTCTTAACGATTTGCCCACTGACAGAGACGAAGATCAAGTAACAGGTTTCTTAGGCGGTGGACTCCCTGAAAATGCTCGAATTTGGTCAAAGGCAGGTTGGACAAGTCAAGTTCACCATGATGCCGCGTATATTGAGTTACCAGATAAGCGCCCTTACCTCTTAGTGGTATTTACTGAAGGGAAAGCCCAGGCTAAGAGTCGGGATATTTTACCCTTTGTTTCTAAACTAGTTGCCGAAGCGATCGCTAGTCTATGA
- a CDS encoding glycosyltransferase family 2 protein, whose amino-acid sequence MRSGLVDQGVIRENGAISAIVPDVSVVVPIHDEVESLPLLLEAIASTLSSSQVNYEIICVDDGSTDGSGDFLKEQAQIRTDLKAVILRRNYGQTAAMAAGFYYAVGKAIVTLDADLQNDPADIPMLLAKLDEGYDLVSGWRQKRQDGAVNRLLPSKIANWLIRRTTSVNIHDYGCSLKAYRAELLADMNLYGELHRFLPALAYIEGARITEIPVRHHARRFGRSKYGIWRTFRVLMDLLTILFMKKFLTRPMHVFGLLGLISMFSGTAIGIYLTFVKLALGEMIGNRPLLILAVLLLLTGVQLFCFGLLAELLMRTYHESQGRPIYRVREVVAKNVK is encoded by the coding sequence ATGAGGAGTGGGTTAGTTGATCAAGGGGTGATTAGGGAAAATGGGGCGATTTCTGCAATTGTTCCAGATGTTTCAGTGGTAGTACCAATACATGACGAGGTAGAGAGTTTGCCACTTTTACTAGAAGCGATCGCCTCTACTCTATCTTCTAGTCAGGTAAATTATGAAATCATTTGTGTAGATGATGGTTCTACGGATGGTTCTGGGGATTTTCTCAAAGAACAGGCGCAAATCCGCACTGATTTAAAGGCAGTGATTTTGCGTCGCAACTACGGACAAACTGCGGCGATGGCTGCTGGATTTTATTATGCAGTCGGTAAAGCGATCGTCACTTTAGATGCCGATCTCCAGAATGATCCGGCTGATATCCCCATGTTATTAGCAAAGCTGGATGAGGGTTACGATTTGGTGAGTGGTTGGCGGCAAAAACGCCAAGATGGGGCCGTAAATCGGTTACTTCCTTCCAAAATTGCCAATTGGCTAATTCGCCGCACCACTAGCGTGAATATTCATGACTATGGTTGTTCGCTGAAAGCCTATCGTGCAGAACTGCTAGCAGATATGAATCTCTACGGTGAATTACACAGATTTTTACCTGCTTTGGCGTACATCGAAGGAGCTAGAATTACTGAAATACCTGTACGTCATCACGCCCGCCGCTTTGGTCGTAGTAAATATGGAATTTGGCGGACATTCCGGGTATTGATGGATTTGTTAACGATTCTGTTTATGAAAAAATTCCTCACCCGTCCGATGCACGTTTTTGGGCTGTTGGGCTTGATTTCAATGTTTTCGGGGACTGCGATCGGAATTTACTTGACTTTTGTCAAATTGGCTTTAGGTGAAATGATTGGCAATCGCCCTTTGCTGATTTTAGCAGTCCTCCTGCTACTAACAGGAGTGCAGTTGTTTTGCTTTGGACTTTTAGCAGAATTGCTCATGCGTACATACCACGAATCCCAAGGACGGCCTATCTATCGCGTGCGAGAGGTGGTAGCAAAAAATGTTAAGTAA
- a CDS encoding sulfurtransferase, whose protein sequence is MNTKLLISPQEVTSLLTKKSSKTVIIDTRSQEDYAISHISESINIRDFFTYLLENSSPAGLKELQEYFAEIMSRVGISGTEQLIVYEDALNKGYGQSCRAAFLLKYLGCAQVSILHGGYRAWLKAGLPTTDEVLKGESSIFRLHPNADIMVTTTEMLQAIDNPAIIKLDVRDRNEWLGLSSSPYHPDFCPRKGRIPNAVWLEWHHLMNSESEISTFRSPDEIREICQSVGITSESIVYIYCFKGSRAANTLIALEEAGISARNYFGSWNEWSRDFALPIDSRILQ, encoded by the coding sequence GTGAATACAAAACTCCTCATTTCCCCTCAAGAAGTCACGTCACTGTTAACAAAAAAATCATCAAAAACTGTCATTATTGATACGCGAAGTCAAGAAGATTATGCTATTTCTCATATTTCTGAATCCATAAATATTAGAGATTTTTTCACCTATCTTTTAGAGAATTCCTCCCCAGCAGGATTAAAGGAATTGCAAGAGTATTTTGCAGAAATTATGAGCAGGGTAGGAATATCTGGTACAGAACAGTTAATTGTTTATGAAGATGCTTTAAATAAAGGTTATGGTCAATCTTGTCGAGCAGCTTTCTTACTGAAATATTTGGGTTGCGCTCAGGTATCTATTTTACACGGAGGATATAGAGCATGGCTCAAAGCGGGATTACCTACTACCGATGAAGTACTGAAGGGTGAAAGTAGTATATTTAGATTGCATCCCAACGCTGACATAATGGTGACTACCACCGAGATGTTGCAAGCAATTGACAATCCAGCAATTATTAAATTAGATGTGCGCGATCGCAACGAATGGCTTGGGTTGAGTTCTTCTCCTTACCATCCTGATTTTTGTCCTCGCAAAGGTAGAATCCCTAATGCAGTATGGTTAGAATGGCATCATCTAATGAATTCTGAATCGGAAATTTCCACGTTCCGATCGCCAGATGAAATCCGAGAAATTTGTCAGTCAGTAGGTATTACTTCCGAGTCGATTGTGTATATTTACTGCTTTAAGGGTTCAAGGGCTGCGAATACATTAATAGCCCTTGAAGAGGCGGGAATTTCTGCTAGAAATTATTTTGGCTCTTGGAATGAATGGTCTCGTGATTTTGCACTACCAATTGATAGCAGAATCCTGCAATGA
- the moaC gene encoding cyclic pyranopterin monophosphate synthase MoaC → MAQDIPSNFANLTHLDPQGQAQMVDVSDKAPTIRQAVAAANVRMLPATFAAIQAGNVPKGDVLATARLAGIMAAKQTANLIPLCHPLPLQKIAVEIIPDPQLPGYQIQATVKTKAETGVEMEALTAVSVAALTLYDMAKALEKSIQIESIRLISKTGGKSGDYSPSEQ, encoded by the coding sequence ATGGCGCAAGATATTCCATCTAATTTTGCCAACTTAACCCATTTAGATCCCCAAGGACAGGCGCAGATGGTGGATGTGTCTGATAAAGCACCCACGATTCGCCAAGCAGTAGCAGCTGCCAATGTGCGAATGCTGCCAGCCACTTTCGCTGCCATTCAAGCCGGAAATGTCCCAAAAGGTGATGTGTTGGCAACTGCAAGATTGGCTGGAATTATGGCAGCCAAGCAAACAGCCAATTTAATTCCTCTGTGTCATCCGTTACCTTTGCAAAAAATCGCAGTCGAAATCATACCCGATCCCCAACTACCGGGTTATCAAATTCAAGCCACAGTTAAAACAAAAGCTGAAACTGGTGTAGAGATGGAAGCTTTAACTGCCGTTTCTGTAGCTGCTTTGACTTTATACGATATGGCAAAAGCTTTAGAAAAGTCGATTCAAATCGAATCAATTCGTTTGATAAGTAAGACTGGCGGGAAATCAGGAGATTATTCGCCGTCAGAGCAATAA
- a CDS encoding DUF305 domain-containing protein, with the protein MQLLFLRNGFLALTFTAIASSGGLITGCTSTASQNQSQTPKETATNANDKQMMNHSGGMMNHSMGMDLGPADANFDLRFIDAMIPHHQGAVEMANVAQQKSKRPEIKKLADNIIKSQNQEITQMKQWRQAWYPKAGNKPMAYDSQMGHTMEMSSDQMKGIMMSQDLGAADAEFDLRFINAMIPHHEGAVTMGQDALSKSKRPEIKKLAQEIVKAQEIEIKQMQQWRKAWYNQ; encoded by the coding sequence ATGCAACTGCTATTTTTAAGGAATGGTTTTTTGGCGTTAACTTTTACTGCGATCGCTTCAAGCGGTGGGTTAATTACAGGCTGTACTAGTACTGCTTCCCAGAACCAAAGCCAAACGCCAAAGGAAACCGCCACCAATGCTAATGACAAGCAGATGATGAATCACAGTGGTGGCATGATGAATCACAGTATGGGAATGGATTTAGGCCCAGCCGATGCTAATTTTGATTTACGATTTATCGACGCGATGATACCGCACCATCAAGGGGCTGTGGAAATGGCGAATGTTGCGCAGCAGAAATCAAAACGTCCTGAAATCAAAAAACTAGCAGACAATATCATCAAATCGCAAAACCAAGAAATCACTCAGATGAAGCAGTGGCGACAAGCTTGGTATCCCAAGGCGGGAAATAAACCAATGGCTTACGACAGCCAAATGGGTCATACGATGGAGATGTCGTCTGACCAGATGAAAGGCATAATGATGAGTCAGGATTTAGGTGCAGCCGATGCTGAATTTGATCTGCGCTTTATCAATGCGATGATTCCTCACCACGAAGGGGCTGTAACAATGGGGCAAGATGCCTTAAGTAAGTCTAAGCGTCCTGAAATCAAGAAATTAGCCCAAGAAATTGTCAAAGCCCAAGAGATAGAAATTAAACAAATGCAACAGTGGCGAAAAGCTTGGTACAACCAGTAA